A portion of the Oxynema aestuarii AP17 genome contains these proteins:
- the psbA gene encoding photosystem II q(b) protein yields MTTTLQQRESASLWDRFCEWVASTENRLYIGWFGVLMIPTLLTATTCFIIAFIAAPPVDIDGIREPVAGSLLYGNNIISGAVVPSSNAIGLHFYPIWEAASLDEWLYNGGPYQLVIFHFLIGVFCYMGREWELSYRLGMRPWICVAYSAPVAAATAVFLIYPLGQGSFSDGMPLGISGTFNFMLVFQAEHNILMHPFHQLGVAGVFGGALFSAMHGSLVTSSLVRETTETESQNYGYKFGQEEETYNIVAAHGYFGRLIFQYASFNNSRSLHFFLAAWPVVGIWFTALGISTMAFNLNGFNFNQSIVDSQGRAIGTWADVINRANLGMEVMHERNAHNFPLDLASTDATPVALTAPQING; encoded by the coding sequence ATGACGACTACCTTACAGCAGCGCGAAAGCGCCTCCCTGTGGGATCGGTTCTGCGAGTGGGTTGCCAGCACCGAAAACCGCCTTTACATCGGCTGGTTCGGCGTGTTGATGATCCCCACCCTCTTGACCGCCACGACCTGCTTCATCATTGCCTTCATCGCGGCTCCTCCCGTTGACATCGACGGGATCCGCGAACCCGTTGCCGGGTCCTTGCTCTACGGGAACAACATCATCTCTGGTGCTGTGGTTCCTTCTTCCAACGCGATCGGGTTGCACTTCTACCCGATTTGGGAAGCGGCGAGCTTGGATGAATGGCTCTACAACGGCGGCCCCTATCAGTTAGTGATCTTCCACTTCCTGATCGGCGTGTTCTGCTACATGGGCCGCGAATGGGAACTGAGCTACCGTCTGGGGATGCGTCCTTGGATCTGCGTCGCTTACAGCGCTCCCGTCGCCGCCGCTACCGCCGTGTTCTTGATCTATCCTTTGGGTCAAGGCAGCTTCTCCGACGGAATGCCCTTGGGCATCAGTGGCACCTTCAACTTCATGTTGGTGTTCCAAGCCGAACACAACATTTTGATGCACCCCTTCCACCAACTCGGTGTTGCCGGGGTCTTCGGCGGTGCGCTGTTCAGTGCCATGCACGGTTCCTTGGTCACCAGCTCCTTGGTTCGTGAAACCACCGAAACCGAGTCTCAAAACTACGGTTACAAATTCGGTCAAGAGGAAGAAACCTACAACATCGTTGCCGCTCACGGCTACTTCGGTCGTTTGATCTTCCAATATGCCTCGTTCAACAACAGCCGCTCTCTCCACTTCTTCTTAGCGGCTTGGCCCGTGGTTGGCATCTGGTTTACCGCTCTGGGTATTTCCACGATGGCGTTCAACCTCAATGGCTTCAACTTCAACCAGTCGATTGTTGACTCTCAAGGTCGCGCGATTGGTACCTGGGCTGATGTCATCAACCGTGCCAACTTGGGTATGGAAGTCATGCACGAGCGCAACGCTCACAACTTCCCCTTAGATTTGGCGAGCACCGATGCCACTCCGGTTGCTTTGACGGCTCCTCAAATCAACGGCTAA